One Capra hircus breed San Clemente chromosome 27, ASM170441v1, whole genome shotgun sequence DNA window includes the following coding sequences:
- the PDLIM3 gene encoding PDZ and LIM domain protein 3 isoform X1 → MPQNVVLPGPAPWGFRLSGGIDFNQPLVITRITPGSKAAAANLCPGDVILAIDGFGTESMTHADAQDRIKAAGHQLCLKVDRAEARLWSPQVTEDGKAHPFKINLESEPQDVNYFEHKHNVRPKPFIIPGRSSGRSTPSGVDGGSGRSTPSSLSTLSTICPGDLKVAAKMAPNIPLEMELPGVKIVHAQFNTPMQLYSDDNIMETLQGQVSTALGETPSMSEPTASVPPESDVYRMLHDNRNEPSQPRQSGSFRVLQELVNDGPDDRPAGTRSVRAPVTKVHGGAGGTQKMPFCDKCGSGIVGAVVKARDKYRHPECFVCADCNLNLKQKGYFFVEGELYCETHARARMRPPEGYDTVTLYPKA, encoded by the exons ATCACTCCAGGAAGCAAGGCGGCAGCTGCCAACCTATGTCCTGGAGATGTCATCCTGGCTATTGATGGCTTCGGGACAGAGTCCATGACTCACGCTGATGCACAGGACAGGATTAAGGCAGCAGGACACCAGCTCTGTCTCAAAGTTGACAG ggCGGAAGCTCGCTTATGGTCTCCACAGGTAACTGAAGATGGAAAGGCTCATCCTTTCAAAATCAACTTAGAATCAGAACCACAG GATGTGAACTACTTTGAACACAAGCACAACGTTCGGCCCAAACCTTTCATAATCCCAGGCCGAAGCAG CGGACGCAGTACTCCGTCCGGTGTTGACGGCGGCAGTGGGCGTAGCACCCCTTCTTCTCTCAGTACTCTTAGTACTATTTGCCCAGGTGACTTGAAAGTTGCTGCTAAGATGGCCCCTAACATTCCTTTGGAAATGGAACTTCCTGGTGTGAAGATTGTACATGCTCAATTTAATACACCCATGCAGTTGTACTCAGATGACAATATTATGGAAACACTTCAGGGTCAGGTTTCAACAGCTCTAGGGGAAACACCCTCGATGAG TGAACCCACGGCCTCCGTGCCCCCCGAGTCGGATGTGTACCGGATGCTCCACGACAATCGGAATGAACCTAGTCAGCCTCGCCAGTCGGGCTCCTTCAGGGTGCTCCAGGAACTAGTGAACGATGGCCCTG ATGACCGTCCTGCTGGAACTCGGAGCGTAAGGGCTCCAGTCACAAAGGTCCATGGCGGCGCTGGCGGCACGCAGAAGATGCCATTCTGTGACAAGTGCGGGAGTGGCATCGT TGGTGCGGTTGTGAAAGCGCGGGACAAATACCGGCATCCGGAGTGCTTCGTGTGCGCAGACTGTAACCTCAACCTCAAACAGAAGGGCTACTTCTTCGTGGAGGGGGAGCTGTACTGCGAAACTCACGCCCGGGCCCGcatgaggcccccagagggctACGACACAGTCACCCTTTATCCCAAAGCTTAA
- the PDLIM3 gene encoding PDZ and LIM domain protein 3 isoform X2, which yields MPQNVVLPGPAPWGFRLSGGIDFNQPLVITRITPGSKAAAANLCPGDVILAIDGFGTESMTHADAQDRIKAAGHQLCLKVDRAEARLWSPQVTEDGKAHPFKINLESEPQEFKPIGAAHNRRAQPFVAAANIDDKRQVVSASYNSPIGLYSTSNIQDALHGQLRGLIPSSPQNEPTASVPPESDVYRMLHDNRNEPSQPRQSGSFRVLQELVNDGPDDRPAGTRSVRAPVTKVHGGAGGTQKMPFCDKCGSGIVGAVVKARDKYRHPECFVCADCNLNLKQKGYFFVEGELYCETHARARMRPPEGYDTVTLYPKA from the exons ATCACTCCAGGAAGCAAGGCGGCAGCTGCCAACCTATGTCCTGGAGATGTCATCCTGGCTATTGATGGCTTCGGGACAGAGTCCATGACTCACGCTGATGCACAGGACAGGATTAAGGCAGCAGGACACCAGCTCTGTCTCAAAGTTGACAG ggCGGAAGCTCGCTTATGGTCTCCACAGGTAACTGAAGATGGAAAGGCTCATCCTTTCAAAATCAACTTAGAATCAGAACCACAG GAGTTCAAACCCATTGGTGCCGCGCACAACAGAAGGGCCCAGCCTTTTGTTGCAGCAGCAAACATTGATGACAAAAGACAGGTAGTGAGCGCGTCCTATAACTCACCCATTGGGCTCTATTCAACCAGCAACATACAAGATGCGCTTCACGGGCAGCTGCGGGGGCTCATTCCTAGCTCGCCTCAAAA TGAACCCACGGCCTCCGTGCCCCCCGAGTCGGATGTGTACCGGATGCTCCACGACAATCGGAATGAACCTAGTCAGCCTCGCCAGTCGGGCTCCTTCAGGGTGCTCCAGGAACTAGTGAACGATGGCCCTG ATGACCGTCCTGCTGGAACTCGGAGCGTAAGGGCTCCAGTCACAAAGGTCCATGGCGGCGCTGGCGGCACGCAGAAGATGCCATTCTGTGACAAGTGCGGGAGTGGCATCGT TGGTGCGGTTGTGAAAGCGCGGGACAAATACCGGCATCCGGAGTGCTTCGTGTGCGCAGACTGTAACCTCAACCTCAAACAGAAGGGCTACTTCTTCGTGGAGGGGGAGCTGTACTGCGAAACTCACGCCCGGGCCCGcatgaggcccccagagggctACGACACAGTCACCCTTTATCCCAAAGCTTAA